AACGCCTTCGCCGACTACGCCTCGGTTACTGGGTCTTGTTCATTCTGATAATAGCGCTGGCTGCGTGGATTGCGGGCGGGATTGTCTGGCCGGCCGAGTGCAGGGAACTGATGAACCGGGCGACGGACTGGGCACGCAAGCTTGTCGAAACTCGATGAGGTAACTGTTTCATGGGCGATGGTGACAAGATCAGAATCGACTGGGACGACATCAATCGCCCGGAGATCGCCGAGAAAGTCGAGCGAGATCGCCGCTTCCGGCAGGCAGCAGCCCATTATGAGCAAGCGACGCAGGCCGGAACTGGGGCCGGCAGCGGCACTGAGCACAGGGTTTACGGGACGGTCGCTGGAGTGTCTCCCACAGCTGCCTCAAGAGGTGGCATGACGCGGCTGATGTATCACCCCGCCTTCAGCGCGGGGCTTGCGGCCTTGGTGGCGGCATTCCTCGCGTGGGCAGTCACCGAGCCTATTCCCTATTTCCAACAACGACTCGACATCGAAGCGGAACTGAGCCAGTACCTTGAGTCGAAGGGCTACACTCTCCTTTCGTTGATGCAGGAATCCGCTGCAACCCAGGAGTGGGTGCTGGAGGAGTTCAAGACAAAGACACGGATCAACATCTACGTCGAGACCATGATCTGGTTCGGTCTCATCGGCGCGGCAGTCGGCGCAGCCCTGTCTTCGGTCGAGTACGTCGTCGGTCGAGCCTACAGCGCCGCAAAATCTGCGGGCTTGATCGGCCTCGGTGTCGGCTTCATCGGCGGCGCTCTTGCCGGTGGGGTCGCGCAGTTCCTTTATTCGTCGCTTACATCGTTGAACGACGAGGGCAGTCAGACTATTCAGATTCTGGCACGCAGTGCAGGCTGGGGGCTTGCCGGCATGGTGCTTGGCGCAGGCCAGGGTATTGCCATGCGTTCGGGCAAGAAGGTTCGAAACGGCCTGATCGGTGGCCTTCTTGGAGGGCTGATTGGTGGGGCGCTCTTCGACCCAATTGCCAATTCGCTGCAATCCGGCTGGGCAAGTCGGATGCTCGCGCTATGCGTCATTGGCGCGGCGACGGGCGTGCTGATCGGAATCGTGGAAAGTGTGCTCAAGGATGCGTGGCTACTCGTGACAGGTGGCCCGCTGACCGGCAAGCAGTTTGTGATCTATAAAAACCCGACGGTATTCGGAAGCGCTCCCAAGGCGGACATCTACCTCTTCAAGGACGCGTCCGTGGAACCTCGTCATGCGGCATTGCACACGCAGACGCGAGGGTACGAAATTGAAGATCTCGGAACTCCCGCTGGTACGATGGTCAACGGGCAACGGATTGGTCGGCACCGCCTGAAGAGCGGTGATTCGATCCAGATTGGACAATACGCCTTCTCCTACACAGAAAAGTCGCGGGCAAAGCCGGGGACTGCTGGCGGCCATTGAGTATGGCGCTGTTCGCGCCGATGTCGATGCGGAAACGAAATGGACAAGATCGTCTTTACATGCGAATGCGGGAAGAGCGTAACGGTTGATCGTAAGTTCGCCGGACGACGCGGCCGATGCCCCCGCTGTAATGCTGTCGTCCAGATTCCGGCGGACGGCCCGGCAGTCGGCCACGCAGCGGCTCCGGGGCCATCACCAGTCGAGACGACGCGCAGCATGGTGCCCGACGCCAGGAGCAGGTCACTGCCCGAGGTGCTCCCGGCCCGGATGCGCGCCAATCGCCTCATAGCCGGCAAACTCTGCTCAATCTGCCAGACAGCGCTCGCCGTGGGAGATGAAGTGCGTAACTGTGAGCACTGTCGCTCATCCTTCCACGCAAGCTGCTGGCAGGAAGCGGAAGGATGCGGCACGTACGGTTGCCAGAATTCACCCGCGGCGGCACGAGCGAATACAAAGCAGCAGCCCGCGACCCTAAAGAGTGAACCGGTCGGCGGTGCGCCGATCGAAGGGTTTGCGGTAGCGACTCGCGCCGCTCTCTCTGAGACAAGCCCGCCGAGAATCTGGCGGTCACGCACAATACGCAGCGTTCTTATCGTTGCAGGCATCGTCGTGCTCGGCGCGGTCGGGTTCGTGGCATTGCGCAACAATGAACTGAGGACCAAGCTCGCCAAGTGCTCGTCACGCTCTGGTATTATGGTCCGCGTTTACTACGGCAGCTATTTGTCCACGAACGATGTCGTATTCGACTTGCGGGGAGTCGAGGGTAGTTCCGTTCGCAGGATTGATCCTGTTCATCTCCTTCTCCAATTCGGCCAGTTGCTCGACAAGCAAGCAACGAGGCGCTTGATCTTGGCCCGCGATGGTCGACTACTCATGTACCTTCGTTCGTCTGACCTAAGCGAACTTGCTAACGAGTACACGCATGGCAATCCCATGTGGTCGTTCAACCACTTACCGGAACGGCTGAAGACGATGTCGGGAAACAACGCCTATCCAACGTGGGAGGGTGGCTGGCTTGGTGTTCTGAAGGGACAATCAGAGGATCTCAATCAATTCATTACCGACTGGACTGGTTGCTGACGAGTCTGGCAATGCAACCTATACCGCCACTGCGAAGTGTGCTGGGCAAGCGAGGTTGATTCGATGTCAATGCGACTACGACGGCTGCAAGCGGACTTCGAGCGTCTCCGGGCGCGATGCGACCGCAGTCCCTTCCTGATGATCCGAAGCACGAAGGGCGATCCCCCCGAACGTTACGAGATCGCCTTTGCGGTCAAGGGCCTGCGTGTCGATTCCGAGAGCCGCATCGTCGAAGTCACAGATCACGTCGCCGAGGTCGTTCTCACGAGCGCATATCCCCGTCAGGCGCCCCAGTGCAGGATGCTGACGCCCATCTTCCATCCGAACATCGACGCGGCATCGATCTGCATCGGGGACCACTGGGCGGCTTCCGAGTCGCTCGACGACTTGGTTGTCCGCATTGCGGAAATCATTACTTTTCAGAGTTACAACACCAAGAGCCCTTTGAATGGAGAAGCGGCTCGATGGGCCGATCACAACGAATCATTGCTCCCGGTAGATTCCGTTGATCTGTGGCCGGCTGAGGAGAAATCCGTCAGAGCAGCGGCCGCCGTGCCGACGGCGCGCGCGGACGGCAACGAGGCCCGGTGCGTGAATTGTGGAACCACTGGCGGACATGCCCTGTTGACGGCGGACGCTCAGGGGCGCTGGATATGTCGCGACTGCGCCGGTGCATGTCAAGTGTGCAAGGGGCAAGTGGTGGTGGGCGAACTACTCTGTCGGCCATGTCAGGCAAAGGCAAGTGGTCGGATTGAGCATGCGCGACAAGCGTTGGCGCAGGGAAATGCGAATGAAGCGTGCGCAATCCTCGACCAGGCCCTCAGTGACTTTCCTGGCTTTCAGCCCCTCAGGGACGAAAAGCTGGCGGTGGTCGAGGCAATGGGGCAAGCACAGACGATTGTGGTACAACTCAAGGCGACGCTCAAGGCGCATCGTTATGAACACGCTGGGCGACTCTTGGCAAGAGTCAGAGAATTGCCGGTGCGTCTAGCTAATCTCGATAGCGCCACAGAGTTGTGTGCATCTCGCTGCACAAAGGCAGGTGCGTTGCTTGATCGCGCGCAACTCGAGATGGCTAGTGGAGGGGACCTGGGTGAGGCACTGCTGCGTAGAGCAAAGCAGGTATGTGATGACCACGCGGGTGTCAACGCGGCGATCGAACGCCTTGAGACGCAGAAGTGCCGGATCCCAGAAGTCGAGGGTCGGCTCTTGGCTGCATTGGAAAATGGAGATCCCTTTCATGCTCGCAGTGCGCTCTCTGAGTTGCAAAGGAACGGCGTCCTTCCCAAGGAGGCTGCCGTCCAGTTGGAAGCCCAAGTGGCTGTCCTTGAGAACTCTCGACGAACTGTCAGGCGATGTGCAGTGGGGGCTGTGATTTTGTCAATCGTTGTCGCGGCTGTCACAATGGCGTCGAGGTGACTGCGAGGCACCATAATGCACGCCGACGGAGCCTTGCTCGCCGTGGCGCAGCCACCCCGAGGCAACCAGTTTCTCGAGCTCCTTGGTCGGTGAGGTCATGTCCTGGAAGCCTTGGCCGAACTGCACGACCTCGAAATGATCGTCGTCGAGTTGCGTGGCCAACTGCGTGGCGTTCCAGGGGTCGATGGCCACTTCACGAATTTTGAACAGCTTGTCCAATTCGTTGAGCCGCTGGCAGATGACGCCGTAGTCGACGACATTGCCCGGGGTCATCTCGATCAGTCCCTGCCGCGCCCAAGTCACGTAAGGCGCACGATGGCGCTTCTCGGGCTTGGGTTGCGTTGCCTCGTGATCGAAGGGTAATCTGGTATCGGCGTGGGCGAAGGCGGCCGAGTCTTCAACGGTGTCGCAAGTCACCCTCGCGAGTCACCCATAGAGTTGTCCCTTGTGTGGAAGCTGTCCCGATGGCTACAAGAGATGGCCCGAAAGAGCCTTCGCGTCCCACCGTGAAGCGGCTGTTTGCCGTATCGGGGAACCGCTGCGCCTTCCCCAAGTGCTCCACGCCTTTGATTGATCCCGAGTCTGGGTCAGTCGTTGGAGAGATTTGCCACATCAAGGGTGAGAAATCTGGGGCGGCGCGATACGACGTTGCTCAGTCCAATGTAGATCGTCACGGGTTCGACAATCTCATACTGTTCTGCAACGTGCATCACAAAATCGTGGACGATGATGAAATCGCGTATACGGTCGACCGGTTGATGGGAATGAAACGGGAACACGAATCTCGACACTTCGGTTCGTTACCCGTAGAAGAAGCGACCGCCGAACGATTCGTCAAATTGACCATCAACAATTTTGTGTCCCAAGCGACGGTCATCACGAACCAAGGCCAAACGGGAGGGCAGACGGCGCACACGATACACAACTATTTCGGCGCCCCCGGCACGGTAGAGGCAGTGCGACTTGAGGCGAAGCTGGAATTGGCCGGGGATCTCCAACTCATGAAGGCCATCGGCTGTCCAGGGATGCGCCTGACGGTGGTTTGTCGAAGTTCGCGTCCGGCAAGAATCCGTTCAGCTCATTTTCTCATCGATGGCGTCAATGTGATGGAAGGGTTGCAGCAGGGATTCGGCGCTGATTTCGGGTACACGCCGGTGGAAGGGTCAACGCAGACGTTGGATGTCACCCTCATCCCGCTCACTCGACCGAACTCGCCGGAGGGCTATGTTTTGAATCTAGACGATGCGGCTCGTTTTCTGTACCCATTGCCGTTGCAGTCAACCGCGTTGGCGCTACGTGTCAAGTCGGAGAGTCTGTCAATCGCTGTCAAGTTCCTTGATGACACCAATCAGGTCGTTCTCGCAGGCGAACCGATAGTGGATACCCTCCGGGGCGTCCACCACCTGTTCCAGAAAACTCCCGGGCATCTGAAGGTGCCCGTCAATATTTCCGTTAGAGTCAGTTCGACCACGCCTCCGGGTCCTGAGGCGGCCGACCTCATAGGCAAAACCAATCAAAATCATGTAATCCTTACCGAGCCGGAGGACGGAACGACAGAGTCGTAGCGTGGCTGGATCTGGAGGGTTCGGACGCCTGCCTTGCAGCGACGAACCAGCGGGGGCGCCCCGAAGACGGCGCCTTACTACGGAGTCCAGGTTCTCCAATTCATGGCTTCGATATCCTCCGCCGACGCGAGGTGGGCAGCGCAGCGACCGGCGGAAAGGGCCACCATCATGGCCCGCTCGGCGTCTACGCGTCGGTCGCGGCCGCGCCTGCGGCTTCTTCGCTTCTTGGTTTCCACACAGCGCCTATTGCCTCGCTGTGGGGCTCATCGCCCAGGGTCCTTCCAATCTCTCGTTCCGCAACATCGAGGGCTTCGTAGAGCACCTCGGCCGCGGAAGGAAACATCCGCAATCGGGACAGACAATCCCTTGAGGATTCACGGGAGTCGGCCAGCGTCTGCGCCCGACCGTCATGCCCAACGCCGGCGGAGATCCTCTTGCGTATAGTGCTTGCGCTGCGGCCTGGCGTCATTTTCCCCAAAAGCCTGTACGCCGAGCATGGACGCAGCCACGGCGCTTCCGACCAAACAGTCCAGCCAGTGATTGTCGGGGCCCTCGGCGCGCAGTTTCCATTCGTCTACCGTGCGGCCACGGCCCGCGGTCTTCACGCGGTACTCGGCGGTCAGGTGCTCGGCCAGCAGGCGATGCTGCTCGAG
This region of Phycisphaerae bacterium genomic DNA includes:
- a CDS encoding FHA domain-containing protein, whose translation is MGDGDKIRIDWDDINRPEIAEKVERDRRFRQAAAHYEQATQAGTGAGSGTEHRVYGTVAGVSPTAASRGGMTRLMYHPAFSAGLAALVAAFLAWAVTEPIPYFQQRLDIEAELSQYLESKGYTLLSLMQESAATQEWVLEEFKTKTRINIYVETMIWFGLIGAAVGAALSSVEYVVGRAYSAAKSAGLIGLGVGFIGGALAGGVAQFLYSSLTSLNDEGSQTIQILARSAGWGLAGMVLGAGQGIAMRSGKKVRNGLIGGLLGGLIGGALFDPIANSLQSGWASRMLALCVIGAATGVLIGIVESVLKDAWLLVTGGPLTGKQFVIYKNPTVFGSAPKADIYLFKDASVEPRHAALHTQTRGYEIEDLGTPAGTMVNGQRIGRHRLKSGDSIQIGQYAFSYTEKSRAKPGTAGGH